From the Candidatus Zixiibacteriota bacterium genome, one window contains:
- a CDS encoding polymer-forming cytoskeletal protein — translation MRPGSGKFTFISVLLALLIGAMPAYGQESGDTGFVDVRPEPRPAPSSPSALRFVEIELTAEGVIAYDSAGGRWAYDFERHRFVSAPLEAGSEAGGREAGDRDEVVPPVAVRCTERKVVDYPALTAVYVGYDEFVDGDIVAYSRVTVKGWVKGKVQSFSKAVLIASTGQVDGDVQAPQVEIREGGVVLGRVIETPTYEIPVDVIASGFSMAGIWVVFGISIGILLIAFLTLSLAPMRVANFTECIENHPVKSSFMGLLFLFLLPIIVTLVCLTVVGLLVVWLVPLAYFVAFAVGMCAVGMQVYTFAARRLGRHAPGTWLGSLAGVAFYVGLWTLTAFMLGAASGHWLAADALSVFLLVISIILTCYPLLAGIGAAVMTRMGGRPYVKRTSTATRHPEPAPAPAPPPMPEAMPPVEPRTPRPPIRPMPSDPSAFGPPDSPEN, via the coding sequence ATGAGGCCCGGCTCAGGCAAATTCACTTTCATATCGGTGCTGCTTGCCCTACTGATAGGGGCCATGCCCGCGTACGGGCAGGAGTCGGGTGACACCGGATTTGTGGACGTCCGGCCTGAGCCGCGCCCGGCGCCTTCCTCTCCATCAGCCCTGAGATTCGTCGAAATCGAATTGACTGCCGAGGGCGTAATCGCTTACGACAGCGCCGGCGGGCGCTGGGCCTACGATTTTGAGAGACATCGGTTTGTTTCTGCTCCCCTCGAGGCTGGTTCCGAGGCCGGGGGCCGGGAAGCCGGCGATCGCGATGAAGTCGTTCCGCCGGTGGCCGTGCGCTGCACCGAGCGGAAGGTGGTCGACTACCCCGCGCTTACCGCAGTTTACGTTGGCTATGACGAATTTGTCGACGGCGACATCGTGGCCTATAGCCGGGTAACAGTAAAAGGCTGGGTCAAAGGGAAGGTGCAGTCATTCAGTAAGGCGGTGCTGATTGCGTCGACCGGGCAGGTCGACGGCGATGTCCAGGCTCCCCAGGTGGAGATTCGCGAGGGGGGGGTGGTCCTCGGCCGGGTGATCGAAACTCCCACGTACGAGATTCCGGTGGACGTAATTGCCTCCGGTTTTTCCATGGCCGGAATCTGGGTGGTGTTCGGAATCAGCATTGGCATCCTGCTGATAGCCTTCCTTACTCTGTCCCTGGCGCCCATGCGTGTGGCCAATTTCACCGAATGCATCGAGAACCACCCGGTTAAATCCAGCTTCATGGGGTTGCTGTTCCTATTCCTCTTGCCGATAATCGTGACCCTGGTATGCCTCACCGTAGTCGGTCTGCTCGTAGTGTGGCTCGTACCGCTGGCGTACTTCGTGGCGTTCGCGGTCGGTATGTGCGCGGTTGGCATGCAGGTGTACACGTTCGCAGCGCGACGTCTTGGCCGCCACGCCCCCGGAACCTGGCTGGGATCGCTGGCGGGAGTGGCTTTCTATGTCGGCCTCTGGACTCTCACCGCGTTTATGCTGGGTGCAGCCTCGGGACACTGGCTGGCGGCGGACGCGCTGAGCGTCTTTCTGCTTGTCATATCCATCATTTTAACCTGCTACCCGCTTTTGGCCGGAATCGGCGCCGCCGTGATGACCCGGATGGGTGGTCGGCCGTATGTGAAGCGAACGTCCACGGCCACTCGGCACCCTGAGCCTGCCCCCGCTCCCGCGCCGCCACCCATGCCGGAGGCCATGCCCCCGGTTGAGCCCCGTACGCCCCGTCCGCCAATCCGTCCGATGCCTTCCGATCCCTCAGCATTCGGGCCACCCGATTCCCCGGAAAACTGA
- a CDS encoding toast rack family protein: MVTLKSAFLSAAFCLATAGWVHADRPERVTEVVTADDCHQAEVRLDFAAGTIALVPADITDLVKLDIYYTPDAVRYDVDKTVRGDKCIVYLESERRRGWGDDDDSENEWTVQLSRKIPVSLEIDIGACEARMDLGGVPLTGFSLDIGAADLEIDFSAPNPKEIDDFKVDCGASALEITGLANANARLMEFDVGVGSCEIDLRGDIKGEVSLDISVGMGSMDVIVSKGTAVRVEGDDHWFSDIGFRGIDLEKVRDGVWETEDFDTATDRIVISADVAMGSIDIHAKR, translated from the coding sequence ATGGTCACTTTGAAATCGGCGTTTCTCAGTGCTGCTTTTTGTCTGGCAACCGCGGGTTGGGTGCATGCGGACCGCCCGGAGCGAGTCACTGAGGTGGTTACGGCTGATGACTGCCACCAGGCGGAGGTCCGACTCGATTTCGCTGCCGGAACCATCGCTCTCGTTCCTGCGGACATCACCGATCTGGTGAAGCTCGATATATATTACACCCCGGATGCCGTTCGCTATGACGTGGACAAAACGGTCAGAGGCGATAAGTGTATAGTGTATCTGGAAAGCGAGCGCCGTCGCGGCTGGGGCGACGACGACGACTCGGAGAATGAATGGACCGTCCAGTTATCAAGAAAAATCCCCGTGTCGCTCGAAATAGACATCGGCGCGTGCGAGGCGAGGATGGACCTGGGCGGCGTTCCCCTGACCGGATTTTCGCTCGATATCGGCGCCGCCGATCTGGAAATAGACTTCTCCGCGCCCAATCCAAAAGAGATTGACGATTTCAAAGTCGATTGCGGCGCGTCGGCACTCGAAATTACAGGTCTTGCCAACGCAAATGCGCGGTTGATGGAATTCGATGTCGGTGTCGGTTCTTGTGAGATCGACCTTCGCGGGGACATCAAAGGCGAGGTCAGCCTCGATATCAGCGTGGGGATGGGTTCGATGGACGTGATTGTCTCGAAGGGTACGGCCGTGAGGGTGGAAGGCGATGACCACTGGTTCTCCGATATCGGTTTCCGCGGTATAGACCTGGAAAAGGTCCGGGACGGGGTCTGGGAGACGGAAGATTTCGATACCGCGACGGATCGCATTGTCATTTCCGCCGACGTAGCCATGGGATCGATTGACATCCACGCCAAGCGGTAG
- a CDS encoding protein kinase, with translation MTQVAEIQTQTKEVRIGPYVLTGKIGQGGIAEIFRARQESLNRDVAIKILFARFCNDSEVLRRFERESVVIARLNHPNIVHVIDKGKAGNRYYFVMEYVDGTSLREVMDSTKIPRRTKLEMVAQICKALDYAHKNGVIHRDIKPANILIDREGNPMVADFGIAQIVTSGEGEVTASDMVMGTLAYMSPEQKISSTNVDQTTDIYALGVIVYEILTDKKPLGRFKMPSELDPSNPPEYDHLVQKCLAPEPKDRFQSANDLKNAILNAIGGGTTMKRTSDYAVADVESFVGHCQYLDTIKENKFASTILVENKVNKRLYVIKKHTRGEIGRKEAKLLTTLKHKNINNILGSGGDLKHTVVVSDYAQGGSLAERMVRKYDWEKAIAIGLQIAAGLDFAHKNNIVHGNLRPSNILFDADDTVKIADFGLPAHYEATPGKNWYGPPERKQSKLGDIYAIGVILHQLLAGRAPTYDASGTLRLDDIAGQLPDEIQKILTRLLAIRPNQRYHAMGEMQLDYEEFDKRRQIALRREQTQVAPIQPEKQSVPPWMLVAAGAILAITIVLVLFFSGAFN, from the coding sequence ATGACCCAGGTGGCCGAAATACAAACTCAGACCAAAGAAGTCAGAATCGGGCCGTACGTTCTCACCGGCAAGATCGGTCAGGGGGGTATCGCGGAGATTTTCCGAGCGCGCCAGGAATCGCTCAACCGTGATGTAGCCATCAAAATCCTGTTTGCCCGGTTCTGCAACGATTCCGAGGTTCTTCGTCGCTTTGAACGCGAATCGGTGGTCATTGCCCGCCTGAACCATCCCAATATCGTGCATGTAATCGACAAGGGGAAAGCCGGCAATCGCTACTACTTCGTGATGGAGTATGTCGACGGAACCTCGCTCCGCGAAGTAATGGACTCGACCAAGATTCCCCGCCGCACCAAGCTCGAGATGGTGGCCCAGATCTGCAAAGCGCTGGACTACGCTCACAAGAACGGCGTTATCCACCGCGATATAAAGCCGGCCAATATCCTGATCGATCGCGAAGGCAACCCGATGGTGGCTGATTTCGGGATTGCCCAGATCGTGACTTCCGGCGAGGGGGAGGTGACCGCCTCGGACATGGTCATGGGCACCCTGGCCTATATGTCGCCCGAGCAGAAAATCAGCAGCACCAATGTCGACCAGACCACCGATATCTATGCGCTCGGCGTCATTGTTTACGAAATCCTCACCGATAAGAAGCCGCTGGGACGGTTCAAGATGCCGTCGGAGCTCGATCCATCGAATCCTCCCGAGTACGATCATCTCGTCCAAAAATGCCTCGCCCCGGAACCGAAAGACCGCTTCCAGTCGGCCAACGATCTCAAGAACGCGATTTTGAACGCAATAGGCGGCGGCACAACGATGAAGCGGACCTCCGATTACGCGGTGGCCGATGTCGAGTCGTTTGTGGGGCACTGCCAGTATCTGGACACAATCAAGGAGAACAAGTTCGCGTCGACTATTCTCGTTGAGAATAAGGTCAACAAGCGGCTGTACGTGATTAAGAAGCATACTCGAGGAGAAATCGGTCGCAAGGAAGCGAAGCTGCTGACCACGCTCAAGCACAAGAACATCAATAACATTCTCGGCTCGGGCGGTGATCTCAAACATACTGTCGTAGTGTCCGACTACGCCCAGGGCGGATCGCTGGCGGAGCGGATGGTCCGCAAGTACGACTGGGAAAAAGCGATCGCCATCGGCCTCCAAATCGCCGCCGGACTTGATTTCGCCCACAAGAACAACATCGTGCACGGCAACCTGAGACCATCGAATATCCTGTTCGACGCCGACGACACAGTCAAGATTGCCGATTTTGGTCTCCCCGCTCACTATGAAGCCACCCCCGGCAAGAATTGGTACGGGCCGCCGGAACGGAAACAGTCGAAACTAGGCGATATCTACGCCATTGGTGTCATTCTTCACCAACTGTTAGCCGGGCGGGCCCCCACGTACGACGCCTCCGGTACACTTCGATTGGACGACATAGCCGGCCAATTACCCGATGAGATCCAGAAGATACTCACGCGGCTGCTGGCAATTCGACCCAACCAGCGTTACCATGCGATGGGCGAGATGCAGCTCGACTACGAGGAGTTTGATAAGCGCAGACAGATCGCGCTTCGCCGCGAGCAAACTCAGGTTGCGCCGATCCAGCCCGAAAAGCAGTCGGTGCCGCCGTGGATGTTGGTCGCTGCCGGCGCAATCCTCGCTATCACTATCGTACTCGTGCTCTTCTTCTCAGGCGCTTTCAATTGA
- a CDS encoding DUF4097 family beta strand repeat-containing protein, with the protein MRNGWLIAALSLLAFSLGPAPMSTAKEFQFDYQKILSTGQDAELTLTYVSGNLLLTQSDDDRLIIEARKRVSAVSSDEAQIAADHIEIKVDQKGRKVTVAANYLRMRNQSRTFWTKVLGTGGEDAFGQVDWSIRVPVGTRVSIVNTDGAVKISHVAGDVSVRSSAADIELTSIEGSVSVESSSGSVAGELLFGSVDIRQALGRIDLKFVEGDIRVKSSSAAISIRQDQGALDLTTGSGNVDIQTNLDSSRDYFVNTESGHIRLTIPETSSGDLRIESQTGDIKTEIPITIKSMSRKQVEGTFGFGGVKINLTSVSGDVTVAQF; encoded by the coding sequence ATGCGCAACGGATGGCTCATAGCGGCGCTGAGTCTTTTGGCGTTTTCTCTCGGACCGGCACCGATGTCGACGGCCAAGGAATTCCAGTTCGACTACCAGAAGATTCTGTCTACCGGGCAAGATGCCGAACTGACCCTGACCTATGTCAGCGGCAATCTGCTTCTGACCCAGAGCGATGACGACCGCCTCATCATCGAGGCCCGTAAGCGAGTTAGCGCGGTCAGCTCCGATGAGGCCCAGATCGCTGCCGATCATATCGAGATCAAGGTGGATCAGAAAGGCCGCAAGGTAACCGTGGCCGCCAATTACCTGCGAATGCGAAATCAATCCCGCACCTTCTGGACCAAGGTTCTCGGCACTGGGGGCGAGGATGCTTTCGGCCAGGTCGATTGGTCCATCCGCGTGCCGGTCGGCACCAGAGTGAGCATTGTCAACACCGACGGCGCGGTGAAAATCAGTCACGTAGCGGGGGACGTTAGTGTCCGCAGCTCGGCGGCAGACATCGAGCTAACAAGTATCGAGGGCAGCGTGAGCGTGGAAAGCTCCTCCGGGTCAGTGGCCGGCGAGCTTTTGTTCGGCTCGGTCGATATTCGCCAGGCGCTGGGCAGGATCGACCTTAAATTCGTCGAGGGCGATATCAGAGTGAAATCGTCGAGCGCAGCAATCAGCATACGCCAGGACCAGGGGGCGCTCGATCTGACCACTGGATCCGGCAATGTCGATATTCAGACCAACCTGGACAGCTCCCGTGATTACTTTGTCAACACCGAAAGCGGCCACATCCGACTGACTATTCCGGAAACATCGTCGGGTGATTTACGAATAGAATCCCAGACGGGCGACATCAAGACGGAGATACCCATCACCATAAAGTCAATGTCGCGCAAACAGGTGGAAGGAACGTTCGGATTCGGCGGCGTAAAGATAAACTTGACATCGGTGTCCGGTGATGTGACCGTAGCACAGTTCTGA
- a CDS encoding trypsin-like peptidase domain-containing protein, with the protein MKRVLSLVPVGIMLFAAPSGVAATYQEQVYLARDRVMPALVHIQPVVEDYRTGQLKKQAVVGSGVIFHPDGYVVTNYHVAGKAKRIICTLSNREQLSADYVGGDPATDIAVLKLRLNDYKGKIEAAVLGNSDSVQAGQQVLAMGSPLSLARSVSAGVISTKDRYFSGEYRLPSGEKTGRYNLWIQTDAAINFGNSGGPLVDLSGRVIGINSRATFMANNLGFAIPVNVVKEVTKAILNDGHVTRSWIGVTAQALQELEDYFGTDHNRGVLIASIDPGSPAVEASLMAGDIILEIDGRPVSARFVEELPAFYNSIASHAPGTAITLKILRGVQERQVTVLTRPLGQLQGEDFECAKWGFTVRDITRQMQISHQLRDSAGVFVTGVRRVGPADLGGLNQGDVLQAINREPVENLDSLVIRYNQLIEAGDRKVMLTVKRSGATRIVVLNLELAGAEQTNE; encoded by the coding sequence ATGAAACGAGTTTTATCGCTTGTGCCGGTGGGCATAATGTTGTTTGCCGCACCGAGTGGTGTTGCAGCCACCTATCAGGAGCAGGTATATCTGGCCCGTGACCGGGTCATGCCCGCGCTGGTGCACATCCAGCCGGTGGTCGAAGACTACCGCACCGGCCAATTGAAGAAACAGGCGGTGGTGGGATCGGGGGTGATATTTCACCCCGACGGTTATGTCGTTACGAACTATCACGTGGCCGGCAAGGCCAAGCGGATTATCTGCACGCTCAGCAACCGGGAGCAGCTCTCGGCCGATTATGTCGGGGGCGATCCGGCCACCGATATAGCCGTTCTTAAGCTCCGTCTGAACGATTACAAGGGAAAGATCGAGGCTGCCGTACTCGGCAATTCCGATTCGGTCCAGGCTGGCCAGCAAGTGCTTGCGATGGGCTCGCCACTCTCACTGGCCCGGTCGGTTTCGGCGGGCGTGATCTCTACCAAGGACCGCTACTTCTCAGGCGAATACCGGCTTCCGTCGGGCGAGAAAACCGGCCGCTACAATCTATGGATTCAGACCGACGCCGCCATCAACTTCGGCAACTCCGGCGGCCCGCTGGTCGATCTATCGGGTCGTGTGATCGGCATCAACTCGCGCGCTACTTTCATGGCCAACAACCTCGGCTTTGCCATTCCCGTAAACGTCGTGAAGGAAGTGACCAAAGCCATTCTGAATGACGGCCATGTCACGCGGAGCTGGATTGGTGTTACCGCTCAGGCCCTCCAGGAGCTGGAAGATTACTTCGGCACCGACCACAATCGCGGCGTTCTGATTGCCTCGATAGATCCGGGTTCGCCCGCTGTCGAGGCGTCGCTGATGGCCGGCGATATCATACTCGAGATCGACGGCCGACCGGTCTCGGCCCGTTTCGTTGAGGAACTTCCCGCTTTCTACAACAGCATAGCCAGCCATGCGCCCGGCACCGCGATCACGCTCAAGATCCTCCGCGGCGTGCAGGAGCGCCAGGTCACGGTGCTGACCCGTCCGCTCGGCCAATTGCAGGGCGAGGATTTCGAGTGTGCCAAGTGGGGCTTTACGGTTCGAGATATTACGCGTCAGATGCAGATCAGCCACCAATTGCGGGATTCGGCCGGTGTGTTTGTCACCGGTGTCAGGAGGGTCGGCCCGGCGGACCTGGGCGGACTGAACCAGGGTGACGTCCTGCAGGCGATCAATCGTGAGCCGGTTGAGAATCTTGACTCACTGGTAATTCGATACAATCAGCTTATCGAGGCCGGCGACCGCAAAGTCATGCTGACTGTCAAACGCAGCGGGGCTACGCGGATAGTCGTGCTTAACCTTGAACTCGCCGGCGCGGAGCAAACCAATGAGTAA
- a CDS encoding T9SS type A sorting domain-containing protein, protein MRRTLTAIIVFALTLGITDAVVAQLPYNGVVTVDSARAKPTESVAVNVWLRNNDIAISAITLPLKFSSSALTLDSVSLGGTIWSPDFSGYYVIDNTARTARITVLPNDMVYPLPSLSFTNGIVAVLHFRVATSATPQRVAIDSIYADSLLGSNIHIYTRIDVADNTGTGVYLPDFTPGYVEVLLPTGVDDETGNGLLPTEFALDQNYPNPFNPTTIIRYALPRAGSVRLQVFNILGQEVALLFEGHRDPGVYTYEFDGGKLPSGIYFYRLSHDGGTATRKMMLVK, encoded by the coding sequence ATGAGAAGAACGCTAACGGCAATAATCGTCTTCGCCCTAACTCTCGGGATCACGGACGCTGTGGTCGCCCAACTGCCGTATAACGGAGTGGTCACAGTCGACTCGGCCCGGGCCAAGCCGACCGAGTCCGTGGCCGTTAATGTCTGGCTGCGAAACAACGACATCGCCATTTCCGCGATCACCCTGCCGCTCAAGTTCTCCAGTTCCGCGCTCACGCTTGATTCCGTATCTCTGGGGGGTACGATCTGGAGTCCCGACTTCTCCGGGTATTATGTGATCGACAACACGGCGCGTACCGCGCGAATAACCGTGCTACCCAACGACATGGTCTACCCTCTGCCGTCGCTCAGCTTCACCAACGGCATCGTGGCGGTGCTGCATTTCAGGGTGGCAACGTCGGCCACTCCTCAGCGGGTGGCGATCGATTCGATTTACGCCGACAGCTTACTGGGCAGCAATATCCACATTTACACCCGAATCGATGTTGCCGATAACACCGGCACCGGAGTCTACCTGCCGGATTTCACTCCGGGCTATGTTGAAGTGCTGCTGCCCACCGGGGTTGACGATGAGACCGGCAACGGCCTGCTGCCGACTGAGTTCGCTCTCGATCAGAACTACCCCAACCCGTTCAACCCGACTACTATTATTCGCTACGCATTGCCTCGGGCGGGAAGCGTACGGCTCCAGGTCTTCAACATTTTGGGACAGGAAGTTGCACTGCTTTTTGAAGGGCACCGTGATCCGGGCGTCTACACGTACGAATTCGACGGCGGTAAGCTGCCATCGGGCATCTACTTCTACCGCCTAAGCCACGATGGCGGTACAGCGACGCGCAAAATGATGCTCGTTAAATAA
- a CDS encoding ABC transporter ATP-binding protein yields MLSKIRWLWKYYRRHPYVLSVLVFLTPVQAMISVTVPQLFGFAVDHLTTGNVSDHFVARWVIGWGDAFGLTPASAFGVAFIALGAFSCAFYAFVQSHRAWMNTKLEWEFRQDAFNQITTKGPDFFNKFRTGDIVTRLTDDVAEKLSWFACSGIFRLYEALLYVIVITVMMLSLDPWLTLWAAAPLPILVFIFFRSSSALDKRYDHLQTRISKFNDVMEACFSGVRVVKAYVRENAQKKKFEQAALERRKAELGAVRLTAVIESMYQYLWQIALVTVLVIGGYKVISSGLSVGALAAFIYYVAWLVYPMFDIGQFLVKSRQSAVSIDRLKAMEDVPPLVTDLGAAVTDSQPHGDIAFEGVTLTFPGSDRCVLDEVTMTIGAGQKIALVGRVGAGKSWLINQIPRLVDPTGGNIKLDGKELRQFRLEDLRRAIGYVPQEPVLFSDTIRNNILLGRDEIAEPVIEWAIDVAQLKDEIAAFPQGLDTTVGTRGMMLSGGQKQRLGLARALVGKPKILILDDCTSALDSRTEAALWDRLHQVMPGLTAILITHRPGTLALVDRVFVLDDGRIVESGTHHELINRAGQYAKIYRRYQLAEEVG; encoded by the coding sequence ATGTTAAGTAAGATAAGATGGCTGTGGAAATACTACCGCCGGCACCCGTACGTGCTGAGCGTGCTCGTGTTCCTGACCCCGGTACAGGCGATGATTAGTGTCACCGTGCCGCAATTGTTCGGCTTTGCGGTCGATCATCTCACTACCGGTAACGTCTCCGACCATTTCGTGGCGCGCTGGGTGATCGGCTGGGGCGACGCGTTCGGCCTGACGCCCGCCTCGGCGTTCGGTGTCGCCTTTATCGCGCTGGGCGCGTTTTCGTGCGCGTTTTACGCTTTCGTGCAGTCACATCGGGCCTGGATGAACACCAAGCTGGAATGGGAATTCCGGCAGGATGCGTTCAACCAGATCACTACCAAGGGACCGGACTTCTTCAATAAGTTCCGGACGGGTGACATTGTCACTCGCCTGACCGACGATGTCGCCGAAAAGCTCTCCTGGTTCGCCTGCTCCGGTATCTTCCGCCTGTATGAGGCGCTGCTGTATGTGATCGTCATCACCGTAATGATGCTCAGTCTCGACCCGTGGCTCACCCTCTGGGCGGCCGCGCCGCTGCCGATTCTTGTGTTCATCTTTTTCCGGAGCTCGTCGGCGCTGGACAAACGGTACGATCATCTGCAGACGCGGATATCAAAGTTCAACGATGTCATGGAGGCCTGCTTTTCCGGGGTCAGAGTGGTCAAGGCGTACGTACGCGAGAACGCCCAGAAGAAGAAATTCGAGCAGGCGGCGCTTGAACGCCGCAAAGCCGAACTGGGCGCGGTGCGACTGACCGCGGTGATCGAATCGATGTACCAGTATCTCTGGCAGATTGCGCTTGTCACGGTGTTGGTGATCGGCGGCTACAAAGTGATCTCCTCGGGTCTGTCGGTGGGTGCACTGGCCGCGTTCATCTACTATGTGGCCTGGCTGGTCTACCCGATGTTTGATATCGGCCAGTTCCTGGTCAAGTCGCGGCAGTCGGCAGTATCGATCGACCGCCTGAAGGCGATGGAAGATGTCCCACCACTCGTGACCGATCTCGGTGCAGCGGTCACGGATTCGCAGCCGCACGGCGACATTGCCTTCGAGGGTGTCACCCTCACTTTCCCCGGATCAGACCGGTGCGTGCTCGATGAAGTCACGATGACGATCGGCGCGGGCCAGAAGATCGCTCTGGTGGGAAGGGTCGGCGCGGGCAAGAGCTGGCTGATCAATCAGATTCCGCGTCTGGTCGATCCCACCGGGGGTAACATCAAGCTCGACGGGAAGGAACTGCGCCAATTCCGACTGGAAGACCTGCGCCGTGCTATCGGCTATGTCCCGCAGGAGCCGGTGCTGTTCAGCGACACGATCCGCAATAACATCCTGCTCGGCCGCGACGAAATCGCCGAGCCGGTGATTGAGTGGGCAATTGATGTGGCCCAGTTGAAAGACGAAATCGCCGCCTTCCCGCAGGGCCTGGACACGACAGTCGGCACGCGCGGCATGATGCTCTCCGGCGGTCAGAAACAGCGGCTCGGCCTGGCACGGGCGCTGGTCGGCAAGCCGAAGATCCTGATACTGGATGATTGCACGTCGGCGCTGGACTCTCGCACCGAGGCAGCACTGTGGGACAGGCTGCATCAGGTGATGCCCGGCCTGACCGCCATCCTGATTACGCACCGCCCCGGCACACTGGCGCTGGTCGACCGGGTGTTCGTGCTTGACGACGGCCGTATAGTTGAATCCGGCACCCACCATGAACTCATCAACCGCGCCGGACAGTACGCCAAGATTTACCGACGGTATCAGTTGGCGGAAGAGGTGGGGTAA
- a CDS encoding PDZ domain-containing protein, with the protein MSNVSSSPVSMVTSAVALACGVGLLLAPESYAQSFDFARLQQRIVPYTVILTIQVEYSFGTEVNEQEERLLGTIVREDGLIVFDGGFLSEANPFVPTGGMVFRSTPRRIRVTTLDKKEYMAEYVGVDSYTGLAFAQITGAGRRFSPVKFSPASRFPVGSWVATHALLPEFVDPPIAADIGMISSVITDPEVFPLIVGFSPLELGSVLFDERLNPVGLLGRLDDPSGRSSDPGRMESFDRMEIPLFGVVTAERLRPLIANPPRRGQAARSWLGITMQALTQDIADFLRLGSPGGIIVNEVVPGSPAAACGLGVGDIIYAVNGRRVEVDREEELSVFQREVANIGVGAPVELTVIRPDNDRLDTLTVLAVLAAAPLAAADAADFEYKPFELTVRDLVFSDYVGYNVEQQSLTGVVVTKLQLGGRADVSGLSPGDVIQRVNDQEVASVGDFAAAMTALEAGGPSEVVLLVWRFGQTLFVNVRAE; encoded by the coding sequence ATGAGTAATGTGTCATCAAGTCCAGTATCGATGGTTACCAGCGCCGTTGCCCTTGCGTGTGGCGTGGGATTGCTGTTGGCCCCCGAGTCGTACGCTCAGTCGTTTGATTTTGCCCGTTTGCAGCAGCGCATAGTTCCGTACACGGTCATCCTGACCATCCAGGTGGAGTATTCGTTTGGGACCGAAGTTAACGAACAGGAGGAGCGGCTGCTCGGTACGATTGTGCGCGAGGATGGTCTGATTGTCTTCGACGGCGGCTTTCTAAGTGAGGCCAACCCGTTTGTGCCGACAGGCGGAATGGTCTTCCGCTCCACGCCCCGGCGCATCAGGGTGACGACACTGGATAAGAAGGAATACATGGCCGAATACGTAGGAGTTGATTCCTACACCGGGTTGGCCTTCGCGCAGATTACGGGCGCAGGCCGCAGGTTCTCGCCTGTCAAGTTTTCGCCTGCGAGCCGGTTTCCGGTCGGAAGTTGGGTTGCCACTCATGCGTTGTTGCCGGAGTTCGTCGATCCTCCGATCGCGGCGGACATAGGCATGATCTCATCGGTAATCACCGACCCGGAGGTATTCCCGCTCATTGTCGGTTTCAGCCCGCTCGAACTTGGATCAGTGCTCTTCGATGAACGTCTCAACCCGGTGGGACTGCTGGGGCGTCTGGACGACCCCTCGGGACGCTCCTCCGATCCCGGCCGGATGGAATCTTTCGACCGCATGGAGATTCCCCTGTTTGGAGTGGTCACTGCTGAACGATTAAGACCTCTGATTGCCAATCCACCCCGTCGCGGGCAGGCCGCCCGCTCGTGGCTCGGCATCACCATGCAGGCGCTCACCCAGGACATTGCTGATTTCCTCCGGCTCGGCTCACCGGGTGGGATCATAGTCAACGAAGTTGTACCTGGCTCCCCAGCGGCTGCCTGCGGGCTGGGTGTCGGCGACATAATCTACGCTGTCAACGGGCGACGGGTCGAGGTCGATCGTGAGGAAGAGCTTTCGGTGTTTCAGAGAGAGGTCGCCAACATAGGAGTCGGCGCGCCGGTTGAATTAACCGTCATTCGCCCGGACAACGACCGACTCGATACGCTTACCGTTCTCGCGGTGCTTGCTGCGGCCCCGCTGGCGGCCGCCGATGCCGCTGATTTCGAATACAAACCGTTCGAACTGACAGTGCGCGACCTCGTGTTTTCCGACTATGTCGGTTACAATGTCGAGCAGCAATCTCTCACCGGCGTAGTCGTGACCAAGCTGCAGCTCGGCGGGCGGGCCGACGTATCCGGGCTGTCGCCTGGCGATGTCATCCAGCGCGTCAACGATCAGGAAGTCGCATCAGTGGGTGATTTCGCAGCGGCGATGACTGCGCTCGAAGCGGGCGGGCCGTCAGAAGTCGTCCTTCTCGTCTGGCGCTTTGGACAGACTCTTTTCGTGAATGTTCGGGCGGAATAG